The DNA region GGAGCAATGCTAGGGCCCGAGCATGGTCGGCCCGCGCCCGGGCGAACCTCCCGCACCGGGCGGGGTCGAGCTCGAAGCCTGGAAACCGCGATCCCTGCCCACCGAAACAGCGCCGCCCTCCGGGTCGCTCGGAGGCGGCAAAACGGCATGTACGTATGCCACCGCGGTAAGCTGGTAGACCAGCTCGCCCCCTGCCTCCACGCGCTGCCCCTTGGTCCCGGCCGGCGCGGTCGCGCCCTTTGCGCCCGGGATGAGCGATATTCTGGACACCTCTATTATCACGGGAAATGAGGCGCCTTGCGTCGCGACCGTCCCCCCGTGCGACCCGTCCGGCACTCCGAGACCGCGCTCAACCGAAGAGACGAACTCCGATAGCGCACGGAGCGTGCCCGCGCACCTGACCTCGAACGACGCGCGCGTCCGGCCGGGCGCCGGTCTGTCGACCAAGGCCGCATCGACGCGCGCCGCGGGCTTTTCGGCTCTATTTGTCCCTGCTTCAGGCAGCTTTTCACCTGGGGTCCCGGCCTGCTGCGGGACAGCGGCGGCGCCCCGGTCTGGAGGAGACTGTGGTCCGTCCAGGATCGAAACCCGCTGGAGCGTGACGCCGCTGGCGGCGGCCCTCTTTCCCAGTTCCCTCAGCACGAACGCGGCATCGATATCGTCTACGACCGGGATTTCCGGGCGCGACAACCTCTCGCGATAAAGCTCGACTGCTCTCTTCGACAGGTCCGGCGCCCCGGGACCGCGCAGCTCGCCGAGACGCAGCAAAAGCTTCTCCCTCTGAAGACCGAGCTGCCTTGCCGCACTGATCAGGGAGTATGCGCGCGCCAGGAAGACCACGGCCACAAACCCGCAGGCCGCCAGGAACGCAGTTCTCGCGCCAAGCCTTCTCATCTTCTCCCGCATCTCCCGGGCTCCGCCAGGCCCTGAGTCACTTTAGGAAGGGGTTTCCCGGCCTCGGGCACACGTGCGTGCCGCACGCCGGGCCGAAGGCCGGCGAGGTGCTAGACCGTTCCTGCGCTGGGCGCGAGGTCGCCGAACCGGACCTTCACAGTGAAGCGGTAGGCAGGCGACGCGCCCGTCTCGCCGGGCGTCCCGGGCCTGCCCTTCGCGTCCGGGATCTCCGCCGAAACCAGAACGGCCCGTTCGACCCCGGGAAGCTCGCGAAGCTTCTCTACAAACCAGACCACGTCCGAGACCTCCCGCGCGTTGCCCGACACCAGGCACTCCGCGCCCGGGGTCGGGACCCCGCTCGCCGCCTGCGGGAGCTTGGCGCCGCCACCTCTGTCGCGGGCGCCTTCTATCCCGAGAGTGACCTCGGTAACCACGAGGCCGACCGGCACCGGGCCAGGTCCTTCGCCGCTTACGAGAGCCGCAAGGGCGGACATGAACCCTCCCCACTTAGGCCAGCTCTCTTTCTCCCGCAACAGATCGTCGTGAGCTCTCACCGCGGCAGCGAGCGCCTCCGCTTCGCGAGCGACGGGAGCTACCTCGGACTCCAGGCGCGCGACCTCCGCGCGCAGGCCCAGGACGGCCCGCTCGGCCGCCGCAACCCCGACCTCGAGCCCGCGCAGCAGGCCAAACTGACAGGCCAGGACGACGGCAAGGCAGGCCGCGGACAACCAGGGCTTCGGACCACCCCGGGCGATGTTCCTTCCCCGCAGGAGGTCGAACTCGGGAATCACAGCTCGCGCGCCCCCCCGAGCTGCGACAGCCCGCGCAGCAGGAGCCCGGCCGCGCACGCGAACTCCGGGCCGATCCGGCCGCAAGGCCCCGCTTCAAGGCGGTCAGCGTCCCCGGCATGCCCGTCGCCCTTTCCCGTCGCCTGGCTCAGCACCTCGCCACACCTGGCGAGCTCGACGGTGAACGGGATCCCTCCGGGGGCAGCCGCAACCCGCGCGAGGGAGCTCGCCCTAGCGGCTCTCCAGCCCACCGAATCGATTAGCAACCTTTCGATCTCTTCCTTAAGCCCGGGCATCGACGCAAGGCCCCCGGCGAGGACCAACCCAGCAAGCCACACGTCATCGTTCTTGATGAGGTAATACTCGAGGGAACGCTTCACCTGTTCCACGAGCCTTAAGACTGCGGGGTAGACTACCGAGTGCGGAGCGCCCGGGCCGCGCTCGAATAGGCCTGCGTCCTTCTTGATCTCGGCCGCAGTCCGCCTGTCGGTGCCGAATGCTTCCGCCAGCAACCCGTCGAGGGCGGACCCCCCGACCGGTATCTCGGAATAGAACAGCGGTGCTCTTGGCCCATAAGCCACAACCCTGGCCGACGAGTAGCCCATATCCACTACGGCCCATGCAACCGACGATCCCGGCCTGTCCGCTGCCTCCACGACCTCCGCCGGCAACCCGCCGCGGCCCGCGGAGGGCGCCACGCCGCCGGCCAAGTTGACCGCTACCTGGTACAGGGCGAGCCGCAGCAACGCCATATGTTCCGGCTCGAGCAGCCGGCACTTAAGCCCCGCCAGCGAGGCGAGCCGACGGAAGCCCGCGACCGC from Bacillota bacterium includes:
- the pilM gene encoding pilus assembly protein PilM → SGILAIDVGSGSVKAAYARVTGAGSVEVRPVRIPLPEGADASEDSGLLIKSVLDRAAGAIEAVKAAVRCGPRDVVWMALPSKLVEVVDLRLPPMPLKEALSYLRVHWDMEFRTPLEEAVVQYKYEPSQRGARLLVAASRRSAVAGFRRLASLAGLKCRLLEPEHMALLRLALYQVAVNLAGGVAPSAGRGGLPAEVVEAADRPGSSVAWAVVDMGYSSARVVAYGPRAPLFYSEIPVGGSALDGLLAEAFGTDRRTAAEIKKDAGLFERGPGAPHSVVYPAVLRLVEQVKRSLEYYLIKNDDVWLAGLVLAGGLASMPGLKEEIERLLIDSVGWRAARASSLARVAAAPGGIPFTVELARCGEVLSQATGKGDGHAGDADRLEAGPCGRIGPEFACAAGLLLRGLSQLGGAREL